The Engystomops pustulosus chromosome 2, aEngPut4.maternal, whole genome shotgun sequence genomic interval TCTACAAACAATAAGGACGCAAAGTTGAAACATCTTCCACACCTTTAGCTTATTTAGTGCTCTACTCAGGCACAGCAATTAATGGGATATTTATGAGGGGACCAATAACCCGTTATGTCAAGACAATTACACCATGACTTTTCAACAACTACTAGGGGTTGGACAAAACGCTTGTGATTTCCAAAGGTATCCAGAAATTGCATGATGTGCTGGAAACATATTACCATATAAAAATGCTAGACTTGCATCCATTTACATTCCCGGACAACCCCTATAAAAGGGTTTGTATAAACTAATTGGTAATCCCTATCCCGTGGCtagaggataacaatctgatcagctcctaggacaccccctcccccataataaGCAAAAGGGGCTCCAGTGTGCATACTGTAAGTTTATAATGTGTACCGGGGGTCAATTTGAAAAAGACTTCTGGAAAATCCTCTTAAACTTCCTTTAATACTCTTAAAATGACAACCTCACCTGGACTATACAGACAGGCTGAACAAACACCACTTTACAGGGAATTAGTTGGTTTCCAGTGCCGCCAACTCCAAGCTGTCCAGTACCATTATATCCCCAGCCAAAAACCTAGAAgaagggaaaaaataaataaaaaaacatttccaaacaGATCTGAAACCATTTCAGGTGACATTCAGATGACCGGAATGGAGGCTGTGACCTGGCCACAATAGAAGCACCCCCTACTTCTGTCTGGATAGTCACATACTAATATCTGTGGACCTGTTTATGTAGTGTGGCCATAGAGGAATTTCTTCACTGCCACTATAATAGTGGCCACCACACCATCTCCACCTTCCATCCCACAGTCCCAATTGCAGTGTTTGGCCACTTGACTATTGTTCCTGTATGGTTGTAAGAAACTCGACTCTTGGGCCACAGCATGAGGAAGGGGAGGCTGGCAGTAGACCCATGTGCGAAAACTAGAGGGACAAACCATGAAGTGACTGCAGGGCTGAAATGGCTCCGTATTCTCAGGATTGACAAGGGTCTCATGCCAACTCCTACTGATCAGATACAAGTATTAAGTAACCCTTCCACTTTCAAAGATTTGGTCTGGAATATATGTATTAGATATGTAGCTTTCACACATGTCTCCTCACCTGTCCATAGTCTGTGATTGCCATAGAACATGTAGGTCCTGCTGCAATAGAAACGATGACTTTGTTGTGTAATGGGGTGGACACTCTTCGAGGAACTGGCTGGTTTGTTGTGGTTCCAGAACCAATCTGTCCGCAGTTATTGTATCCCCACGTATACACCTAAGCAGTAAAGAGAAATTTAGACGATCATGAATGTAGAGGCACAACAGGTCATTCAAAAACAAACCCGTATGCAGTGACTGCAACATAAAAATCAGGGATTTTGGAAACTATAGTGGGACAATAACTTCTACAAAACAAGAGCTAAAAGCAGTGAATATTGGTTCAGTCTATAACACTTGCCCATTGGTTTCTCCAATTTGCCCAACATCCATTGTATGTGGTCAGGATTTTGTCAACCATTACCTCTCCATCAGTTGTTAGAACCATCGAGTGATGGGAGCCACAAGCAACTTGCGTCACCCTCTTTTTCATTGCATCAACAGAGATCCGAACAGGTATTGTGCCTTGgactgtgttcccattcccaagTTGGTTGTAGCCATTGTGCCCCCAGGCGTACAGCTTTCCATCTGCAGAAAACATCGGAACTACTATTAGGTACACTGGCCTCCGCAGACTTTTAGGAGAGGGCCATGGTATTATTCAATGCCCTGTCTCCCTCTCCCAAGGGGATTTTTCCTGCTCTGAGCTTTGTGTCTTGCCTGGTGAGTCCTTTGATTAGCTAGTGTATTAGCCAGTGTCAGTGCAGACAGCAATGAAGATGGTTTGGCCTTCACTATATGTGCATGCGTACCCGACAAAATTCCCATCAAATAGGCGATGTGGCGATCCGTCGGTGTCCACGCTATTTGCACTGTGGAGAAGAAAGTGCTGACCGTGCAAATTTCACTTGCTGCATTCAGAGACTACAGGAAAAGGGAGGTTTTTTtgtttgcataaaaaaaaaaagtgacaagaGTCTCTGGGGCATGGTTTCAGCAAAcatactggcagggagccaggcaaaacaagaaaaaaaaaattacaaagttttaatttttagaaACTGTCAGGGATATGATGGTCAATGTGAATGGTGACATACGAAGAAAAGGGCCTCTGATGAAAGGTTCCTTTAATATATTAAAGGTTTTCTTATTGTTAATTTTTTGAGCTTAAAGAACCTATcaaaaattggcctaataaaccacttgacaggcagctgaacagcttctagatagtgtttctttcatggtcctgtgTGGTGGCATCCTGAAAATGTACTTTGaagagagatgtaaattggttgtataaagtcagggaggcggagaattcaacactgaagtcaagctctcttcctcagaaagccccttcaggagatctggtcaatgatgtccctggaggcAGGACCACAAAGTACAGTGAAGTTGGGCACATGATGTCAATAACATAAGAGGAGGTGTTTAGAGCCAGGGAGAGAGACTttggtgttaaactctctgcctcgaTAACtttattgattttctggatgatgccaccaacctgggctatgaaagaaacaagagttaaaagctgttcagctgcttgtcaacatactggtaatcgtttattagagaacctgtcatcagaaattgacctatcaTAAAAGGCCATATggaaagcaaaaagaaaaaaaaatccgcaCACTAACAATTTGAGTCTGACAAAACCAGAGAACAGAAGCAGATGGGTAAATATGGGAAATGTGTAATATAATAGACAAACTGACTATATAGAACGAACAGTAGTTGAGgggatttttttggggggtaggGTGGGCGCCAAAAGATGCAAATGTTTAAAGGAGTTGCAGGTTATCCAACCACAGGATTGTGGATAACTTTAAAGTTCATAGTCCTTATACTGGGATGTTGACAGATCATGAGTGGAAGTCCACTGCACCCCCAAAATGAACAGGTCCCAATATGTGGGCAAttttattcatctctatggaactcATTGAAGTATCCAAGTACTAGTCTCCACTGGGTCCGACAGTAAAATAGACTGTCAATGAAACAGCAGTTCTTGtccaacctgctgctccattcatttgggtTACACTGGATTCCcaattctcatgatctgtggggtctcacgCCCCATCAGCAAGTTATTGCCAGTCCTGTGGCTAAGATATAACTTGTTATGGCTGGTTAACCCATAACTTCTAATTAGgcaagataatagatataatatttGACTATTGCATACCATCAGTACAGACCAGAACATGAGGGCCGCTCCCATAACTAATGCCAGTAATTTTTTTGCCACAGAGGGCGTCCAGTCTTCTAGGCGTCATAGAGCTTTGATTATCTCCAGTGCCGAGACAGTTACTACAGTTCTGCCCAAATGCATAGACCTGAAATAAGATTAAGTACAGTTATAAAATACAGAACCATTGTAGTCCAGTAACCCAATATGTTTAAGCTATCCTGAGATTACACTATCCAACATCTCCAGATCACTTGAAATAGAGAACATAACCACAGAATACATAACAGAAAATGTAccaaaaatcaagcataataaaccagggacacttcctcagacccaggcaccatgattgtggtaagcctatatttgttatccatggcctccttcctttaaaatAATTAGGCTAGTGAACCTGAAGGGTTATGGGGATATTACCAGGGCTGCAgagttacaggctgttacaatgagtacATGATGTCTCCCCCCTACACAAGCTAGCAGCAGGATGTGTAAGAGGGGAGACTTTCTCTGCTCAGCccaacagcctatgaagctacagcttcacccccagagcccttttggatcattagcataaatatttaaattaaaagttgatttaaaggggatctaccaccaggatgaagaactgtatgtaatAAGCCTAAggagcttcaggctccataggtgttaatggagcccctcaggctcatttgcatacagtcttatcctggtggcagatgtccataGAAGTAGGAAAGAGGCCATGCATAAATAAGACAAATTACCCCATTTACCGTGCCTGCATCCATCAGTACGTGTCCTTGGATTATCATTTTTAATGCAAGGATATCTTTTAAATATTTCAGTGTAGGAAATACAAATTATTCATTTATCTAGTCTATCTTAATGCCTATTATTTCACTTGCTTTATGCCAGCAAATGTAACAATTTGGCACTTCCATTACAACTCTGTGCCTGTTAGCCGCAGACTTGTGCTAAAAAAAGTTTGGCCAATTGTACtttttaaatcaaataaataaaaatcccccATAATcctaatttgcaaaaaaaaaaaaaaaaaagttttgtatgaCATGTCCAAAAACACCCAAGAGCCTCTGCAGTCATCAAGGACAGATTTAATGCATTTACAAGGCATTAGCGAGACTGACAGTCTGGAATTGCAGCAAAGTTATTAAGCTCTCCCAATTATTGGAGGGGTTTTATTACATACTATACAAGTCTGTTATGTAACATCAGAGCAATAAACCAGGTCTAGATTTTAGAAACATAATGAGTGTCTAAGGTTTTTACAAATATCCATTATCCCAGGGCATGTTATCCATTAGAAGGGATAAGTCTAGGGGAGTATAACAACTCAACATTATAATAACCTCTCTACCACCACGGTTCAACGAGGCGTCTCCCTCCAGCACAAAGAGGAGAGTATAGCAAGTTTGTTATTTTAATACACTCTTGGAAGCTATGCAAAAACAGTCTCTgcaaatttcctttaacccctttgtaACAGAGCCATTTGTGCCTGAATGACCAGGTCAATCTTTGACATCCTGCTCCTGCACTTCTATACATGATATTatctttggaaaagctttacGTACCATTTTCACTTTGTTTTTCTCATGGCATGTGAgactaacttgataggatagttactacattttttcttaaatatttgCCAATTGATGACAAATAagaaaagaaaacttttttttaattagtagTAACTTTCCAAAATGCGTTATAAAATTGATAGCATCATTCCATCAGCCTTTCCCAGggtcagctacagatgcagagggtgcatgtacttctgcaacaatgaaaagtgaaagtctcaagcagcttcttctatattgtGCCTTCGGCTGACCTTCTGGAGGAGGAACACTTTGAATACCtacatctcctgaacccttgcacctagaaacacaattgtgtcatattaaacaggagagtctcccctttaataggatatggattgtgtatggatgctcaacagaaccagagatatccactcttaaagttacaatcggtTATAGaaagaaagctgtacataaactTTAGTAGAACTTTAATGGTGACCATCTCTGgttccagaggtcgcactaacatttttccagaagggtaaaaatactcctctcaccatttttgaggagtatttttacccgaggaggagtatgaagatttcggtaatacacagctcacactacactcacactcacccggccttAAGTCCCGTCGGGATCACATAaatgcaggcagctgcgggcaggtagggagatgcagcaggacagggagcagcagccccgctgtccacaggtatcccggggcctgcgctctcgctccggagcgctgctgacacagatcactgtgtcacgtgtcccgctgagcggcccggcgcgcgctgtgatcgcgctacagacacttacctcttttgcagcgcgcgccgggacgctcagcctgcgcgctacagggaataattgccaagcgtaactttacgcatggcaattattttggggggtaatggcgcctcatcacgcgtctatgacgcgtggtgaggcgttaatgcgacctctgtctGGTTCATTCAATATtaaataaacattaaaggggAAAATATTCTGTTTATAATATCagaaaaattgtgtttctaggtgccagggttcagaagATCTAGCTGCTTGGAGTTTGTTAATGCCACAACATTTGTAAACATTCCTTTCTGCCCAGGCATGTGCAAATAGAACGTATatagcctgagggcgcgttcacacgttcataacgcgatgctagcgcacagtgggcggggctcgggccgatcgcatatgcgtttgccgggaaacgcatgcgattaataactccgccccctgtgcgctagcgttgcattatgaacgcggcgctagcggaacgtgtgaacgcgccctaaaggaTGACTATCTGAAGCGCATCTCATGTGTGCTCAGGTTTTTTTTATGGAGATTACATTGAGCCATTCATTTGTATAGGCAGAAATTTTGTAAAAGACCAAATTTCAGtagacaaaaaactgtaaaagaacATTTTGCCCCATTTTCTGACAATATAAGCCCAAATCAATGGATGCCAAAGCTGTAATACACAAGAGACCAGAAACTACTtacctcatcatcatcagtggtGTAGATGACTTCATTTGCACATGTTCCAAACACACACGCTTGTCTGATGGACTCCACCTCCTGGGGTGATAGCAAGGTGAATGATGGCCACTTACCGAAATCTACCATTTTCCCAATTGGTTTCTCATAAGTTGTAGCCACCGCGTATAGCTGCAaggcaaaatatatatatcaatcaGGATCTGCATTATACGATTAGTCAAAGCACAATGCCTGAAGGCCTTAAAAGGTACAAAACAGACAACCATGGTCAGTCCATGATGTCTGACCATGCACAGGCCAGATTTCATTTTCCAAAAGGCAGAACTAGAGATAACGGTAGTTAAAGACTGAACTGGGAATGTGACCTACAGATAAATATGCAGTTCCTGCTATTTATTTTAACTGTCTCCGGTCCTGTAGTTCACAAGCCTTCTGTGATCTGAAAGAAAAGATtgtaatgcttaaaggggtattcccacattaaccccttactgacacgtGGCGTAGTAGCACATCACTAGTCGGCTGTGGGTGattagagggctcacgggctgagccatctccatagctggtaagggtttgctgcatattgcttactAGCAACACCCGTGAGAGTGGGCGCCACTATTTGAGCTCAGATAGTCGTTCCCAGTGACAGCATCAGGGGGGCAGTGTTCCGTTGCTATGAGAGCATCAAgtcacacattgtaatacatgatgtgtaaaatccccatatactgccatactgtagacaTACTGCCATTTAGACAGCCTAcggttaaagtgccctagggagtctgaaaaatagttaaaaaaaataaataaacctaaaataacccccattgcctagaactgatctaaTCATAAAcgtcacgtcccaaaatgtctaattaaataattcctttatttatatagtgcacagatTAtatagagctttccaaatcaaccaaaatataataacagttattcctggtATTTAACCCTTAAGGGATAATAGCGCCCAAAggcaaaaatgccatttttaaatataaaaagtgatcaaaaggcactAAAACTTGTAGCAtttaaaaagtcaaaaaaaaaaaaaaaaaaaagctgcgtgccctgaagtatgaaaaagttatttgcgccagaagatggcaaaatgaagaattttttttgttttcaggaggaagttttgtaaatgtaggaaatcataaaccctatataaatttggtataccgacccaaagaatgaattagacatgtcatttcagAAAAGCTGTGAAATtcatgcccacaagaaaacggtgcgtTTCACTACAtttgaaatcccccccccccccccccacttcccagtacacggcatggaatattaaatactgtcactaagaGGTGAAAAcatccctcacacatctctgtatgtGGAAAAATAGAGTGTAATAGATTTGAAGGTGGGCAgtgaaaaattaaagttcaaaaaccAAAAagagggcctggtcgttaaggtgTTAAATATACCCAGAacgacaaaataacacattctctaattcactgttaacaaaaatgcagtatttcacagatataatttcaacctgtatcagttctggtgtatacaatttctgtTGCCCCAAGGTCCAACCATAAATAATCTGATTTTTATGGTTGGGTAGGACAGATgattcttttcatgaatagcttctcctgtctgctcgaTGTAGTGTGATCTCTGTCCCTTCCCCTCCATTACACaacaagctcacacagacacttcctgcagcAAGATAAGACCTTTATAGCAGGAGAaggaggcatgtagcagagctgactgtgttatAGTGAAGTTAGCAGAGTGCCATTGAATTTTAGATCCATCTCATCTCagtctgtgtcagatactagtactatGTTTAaaaggtaaattaaagtgtatataaaccttgtaccctgataatctaaccacattgtcagcacatagcatctcacagcacactaGGATCATAAAGTGTCCGCTTAGTgatttataggagctaaaacaacaataaagctgagtaaaattgtaaattaaagggTTATAAGTTAGctttgttgtgtaaacatcactaggaggttGAAACGTGAAAACTTTATTTCATGAGAAAACCCTTtttaatgaaaatctaccatcaaaatccctcCTGGTAAACCAGAACCCCCCCATGTATTACCAGGAAGTAGGGCTGCACTACCTGGATGCGGCTCTATCTGCGCTCCTCAGGGGCCCTTTAAGGTCTGGGGGCCCGGAGCCTCTGCTCCCCCCGgcagctccacctctgcaccaagCGCACCGGCCCTTACCGAAGACTTGTGTGCGTCTTCCTGCTTATCAGGGCGCGGGCATGACGGCCTCTTGCAGCTTCTCCTGCCCCGGCTCGGGTGATGGCAGCGCACCCCCGGTAAGGAAGGCAATAACCCGGAGTATCTGTGGGGCGGGATAAATGCCATATCACGTGATGCTGCGTCAGAGCGCAGGAATTGAGAGGTTTTATACCGCGAGCTAATTGGTTCTCCAGAGATTATCCATTGGAGAGACGTAGAGACAGCCCCGCCCCTTGCTATATAATGTGTGAGAGGAAGCGGCTGATAACTTTGTGCAGTGATGTCCTCCCTGGAGCTGGTGCTGACTCCTGTATCCCCCCCACTGTTAGATCTGCTGCTCCTTCTAGTCGTGGCCGCGCGGGTCCTGACTGATGGACATTGGGGTTGCCCGCAGCTGCACTCGGGACGCGGCGCGGAGGAAGAGCTGGTCCAGCGCCGGGTAACGCAGGAGCTGGTGCCCGGGCTGTTCACTAGGCGGGAAGGTGAACATGACCCGAACTCCCATCTTCTGCTAAGTCAGCTgctgcctccccctccctgtatatatgtatatactgtgtgtgtgtgtactatatgcatactgtatatatgtgcatgctctggaagtgtgcgcgagcactgtgtatatgtgcatgctctggaagtgtgtgcgagcactgtgtatatgtgcatgctctggaagtgtgtgcgagcactgtgtatatgtgcatgctctggaagtgtgtgtgtgcgcgagcactgtgtatatgtgcatgctctggaagtgtgtgtgcgcgagcactgtgtatatgtgcatgctctggaagtgtgtgtgtgcgcgagcactgtgtatatgtgcatgctctggaagtgtgtgtgtgcgcgagcactgtgtatatgtgcatgctctggaagtgtgtgtgtgtgcgcgagcactgtgtatatgtgcatgctctggaagtgtgtgtgtgtgtgtgtgtgtgtgtgtgcgcgcgagcactgtgtatatgtgcatgctctggaagtgtgcgcgagcactgtgtatatgtgcatgctctggaagtgtgcgcgagcactgtgtatatgtgcatgctctggaagtgtgcgcgagcactgtgtatatgtgcatgctctggaagtgtgcgcgagcactgtgtatatgtgcatgctctggaagtgtgcgcgagcactgtgtatatgtgcatgctctggaagtgtgcgcgagcactgtgtatatgtgcatgctctggaagtgtgcgcgagcactgtgtatatgtgcatgctctggaagtgtgcgcgagcactgtgtatatgtgcatgctctggaagtgtgcgcgagcactgtgtatatgtgcatgctctggaagtgtgcgcgagcactgtgtatatgtgcatgctctggaagtgtgcgcgagcactgtgtatatgtgcatgctctggaagtgtgcgcgagcactgtgtatatgtgcatgctctggaagtgtgcgcgagcactgtgtatatgtgcatgctctggaagtgtgcgcgagcactgtgtatatgtgcatgctctggaagtgtgcgcgagcactgtgtatatgtgcatgctctggaagtgtgcgcgagcactgtgtatatgtgcatgctctggaagtgtgcgcgagcactgtgtatatgtgcatgctctggaagtgtgcgcgagcactgtgtatatgtgcatgctctggaagtgtgcgcgagcactgtgtatatgtgcatgctctggaagtgtgcgcgagcactgtgtatatgtgcatgctctggaagtgtgcgcgagcactgtgtatatgtgcatgctctggaagtgtgcgcgagcactgtgtatatgtgcatgctctggaagtgtgcgcgagcactgtgtatatgtgcatgctctggaagtgtgcgcgagcactgtgtatatgtgcatgctctggaagtgtgcgcgagcactgtgtatatgtgcatgctctggaagtgtgcgcgagcactgtgtatatgtgcatgctctggaagtgtgcgcgagcactgtgtatatgtgcatgctctggaagtgtgcgcgagcactgtgtatatgtgcatgctctggaagtgtgcgcgagcactgtgtatatgtgcatgctctggaagtgtgcgcgagcactgtgtatatgtgcatgctctggaagtgtgcgcgagcactgtgtatatgtgcatgctctggaagtgtgcgcgagcactgtgtatatgtgcatgctctggaagtgtgcgcgagcactgtgtatatgtgcatgctctggaagtgtgcgcgagcactgtgtatatgtgcatgctctggaagtgtgcgcgagcactgtgtatatgtgcatgctctggaagtgtgcgcgagcactgtgtatatgtgcatgctctggaagtgtgcgcgagcactgtgtatatgtgcatgctctggaagtgtgcgcgagcactgtgtatatgtgcatgctctggaagtgtgcgcgagcactgtgtatatgtgcatgctctggaagtgtgcgcgagcactgtgtatatgtgcatgctctggaagtgtgcgcgagcactgtgtatatgtgcatgctctggaagtgtgcgcgagcactgtgtatatgtgcatgctctggaagtgtgcgcgagcactgtgtatatgtgcatgctctggaagtgtgcgcgagcactgtgtatatgtgcatgctctggaagtgtgcgcgagcactgtgtatatgtgcatgctctggaagtgtgcgcgagcactgtgtatatgtgcatgctctggaagtgtgcgcgagcactgtgtatatgtgcatgctctggaagtgtgcgcgagcactgtgtatatgtgcatgctctggaagtgtgcgcgagcactgtgtatatgtgcatgctctggaagtgtgcgcgagcactgtgtatatgtgcatgctctggaagtgtgcgcgagcactgtgtatatgtgcatgctctggaagtgtgcgcgagcactgtgtatatgtgcatgctctggaagtgtgcgcgagcactgtgtatatgtgcatgctctggaagtgtgcgcgagcactgtgtatatgtgcatgctctggaagtgtgcgcgagcactgtgtatatgtgcatgctctggaagtgtgcgcgagcactgtgtatatgtgcatgctctggaagtgtgcgcgagcactgtgtatatgtgcatgctctggaagtgtgcgcgagcactgtgtatatgtgcatgctctggaagtgtgcgcgagcactgtgtatatgtgcatgctctggaagtgtgcgcgagcactgtgtatatgtgcatgctctggaagtgtgcgcgagcactgtgtatatgtgcatgctctggaagtgtgcgcgagcactgtgtatatgtgcatgctctggaagtgtgcgcgagcactgtgtatatgtgcatgctctggaagtgtgcgcgagcactgtgtatatgtgcatgctctggaagtgtgcgcgagcactgtgtatatgtgcatgctctggaagtgtgcgcgagcactgtgtatatgtgcatgctctggaagtgtgcgcgagcactgtgtatatgtgcatgctctggaagtgtgcgcgagcactgtgtatatgtgcatgctctggaagtgtgcgcgagcactgtgtatatgtgcatgctctggaagtgtgcgcgagcactgtgtatatgtgcatgctctggaagtgtgcgcgagcactgtgtatatgtgcatgctctggaagtgtgcgcgagcactgtgtatatgtgcatgctctggaagtgtgcgcgagcactgtgtatatgtgcatgctctggaagtgtgcgcgagcactgtgtatatgtgcatgctctggaagtgtgcgcgagcactgtgtatatgtgcatgctctggaagtgtgcgcgagcactgtgtatatgtgcatgctctggaagtgtgcgcgagcactgtgtatatgtgcatgctctggaagtgtgcgcgagcactgtgtatatgtgcatgctctggaagtgtgcgcgagcactgtgtatatgtgcatgctctggaagtgtgcgcgagcactgtgtatatgtgcatgctctggaagtgtgcgcgagcactgtgtatatgtgcatgctctggaagtgtgcgcgagcactgtgtatatgtgcatgctctggaagtgtgcgcgagcactgtgtatatgtgcatgctctggaagt includes:
- the RCBTB1 gene encoding RCC1 and BTB domain-containing protein 1 isoform X1, which encodes MAFIPPHRYSGLLPSLPGVRCHHPSRGRRSCKRPSCPRPDKQEDAHKSSLYAVATTYEKPIGKMVDFGKWPSFTLLSPQEVESIRQACVFGTCANEVIYTTDDDEVYAFGQNCSNCLGTGDNQSSMTPRRLDALCGKKITGISYGSGPHVLVCTDDGKLYAWGHNGYNQLGNGNTVQGTIPVRISVDAMKKRVTQVACGSHHSMVLTTDGEVYTWGYNNCGQIGSGTTTNQPVPRRVSTPLHNKVIVSIAAGPTCSMAITDYGQVFGWGYNGTGQLGVGGTGNQLIPCKVVFVQPVCIVQIVCGYSHTMALTDQGYLYSWGANSNGQLGIGNKSNQLSPIKVETHERIVEIASCHSSHTSAAKSQRGQVYMWGLCRGQIILSPHLTNFTCTDDVFACFSNPPVMWRQLSIEPKNFLTVAESLKREFDREETSDLRFRVEGKDIYVHKAVLKIRCEHFRMMFQSHWNENSKEVIEIDQFSYPVYHAFLQYLYTDTVDLPPEDAIGLLDLATSYCENRLKTVCQLIIKSGITIENAFLLHCAAVRYEAKELEDFCFRFCVNHLTGVTQTMAFWQVDGMLLKEFMVKAGQCGGFKN